In Phyllopteryx taeniolatus isolate TA_2022b chromosome 13, UOR_Ptae_1.2, whole genome shotgun sequence, the following are encoded in one genomic region:
- the cdc25b gene encoding M-phase inducer phosphatase 2 isoform X1 has translation MDERSGSKSPGARSRPNDIPGLSSLPLPDVSPKTAPCRTAILSPITNLALDMNKLVGLGSQCETPKRSKHAPPLEKVPSFASDVSSDAGLGMDSPSPIDTLEMEDAFEKAIRRSSRVNEKMPIRRNNSLPLQLLCFSPSLKGSEPVANRYGIFGQQPDRVDDDASSTSSPSSQWENKENLSKEGFEFKKPTKPASRTRVRSFNGGPPKDAFAHRPNSAPALMLSSPPTAQQLEFNDNSPLFLRRSSLTSALDDDDDGFLDVLDDNMATAADMPQGMASLLTAPLVADGFRDDSPVISWRPRSLFRSPSMPSPSVSRVCTKRPDCPGDDNTPARVKRRRSLVCSEGDKEEQDMRSPQTARLQLQRSKSFCQMEIDKVLDRNDGTADLIGDFTKPYALPTVDGQHQDLRYVTAETLVAALQGRFSHAVERVIIVDCRYPYEFDGGHIKGALNLYLEDEVQDFLLRTPVAASCPDKRVIVVFHCEFSSERGPRMCRYVRKRDRTVNDYPKLHYPELYVLKGGYKEFFPLFQMQCEPESYRPMMDEDFREDLRTCRLKSRSWAGERSKRDMYSRLKKL, from the exons ATGGACGAACGTTCGGGCAGCAAAAGCCCCGGCGCGAGGAGCAGGCCCAACGACATCCCCGGCCTTTCCTCGTTGCCTCTGCCGGACGTGAGCCCCAAGACGGCCCCGTGCAGGACGGCGATTCTCTCGCCCATCACCAATCTTGCCCTGGACATGAACAAGTTGGTAGGACTCGGGAG CCAGTGCGAGACGCCGAAGAGGAGCAAGCACGCGCCCCCTCTGGAGAAGGTGCCCTCCTTCGCCTCGGATGTCTCCTCCGACGCCG GCCTCGGCATGGATTCCCCAAGTCCCATCGATACCCTGGAAATGGAGGACGC GTTCGAGAAGGCCATCCGGCGGTCCAGCAGAGTCAACGA GAAGATGCCCATCAGACGGAACAACTCCTTACCG CTTCAGCTCCTTTGCTTCAGTCCGTCCCTGAAGGGATCCGAACCGGTTGCAAATCGCTACGGCATATTCGGCCAGCAGCCCGACCGTGTCGACGACGACGCCTCGTCAACGTCGTCGCCGTCGTCTCAGTGGGAAAACAAGGAGAACCTCTCCAAG GAGGGCTTTGAGTTCAAGAAGCCCACCAAACCCGCGTCCCGCACCAGAGTGCGCTCCTTCAACGGCGGCCCCCCGAAAGACGCGTTCGCCCACCGCCCCAACTCGGCGCCGGCCCTCATG CTGTCATCACCCCCCACCGCGCAGCAGCTGGAGTTTAACGACAACAGCCCGTTGTTCCTCCGACGTTCCTCCCTCACGTCGGCGCtcgacgatgacgacgacggcTTCCTGGACGTGCTGGACGACAACATGGCG ACCGCCGCCGACATGCCGCAGGGGATGGCCAGCTTGCTCACAGCGCCCCTAGTGGCCGACGGCTTCAGAGACGACTCG CCCGTGATCAGCTGGCGGCCGCGCAGCCTGTTCCGCTCCCCGTCTATGCCCAGTCCCTCCGTGTCCCGCGTCTGCACCAAGCGTCCAGACTGCCCCGGAGACGACAACACGCCCGCGCGGGTCAAGCGGCGCCGTAGCTTGGTGTGCTCCGAAGGCGACAAAGAGGAACAGGACATGCGCTCCCCCCAGACG GCTCGCTTGCAGCTGCAGAGGTCCAAGTCCTTCTGCCAGATGGAGATCGACAAAGTTCTGGACAGGAACGACGGCACCGCAGACCTTATTGGAGACTTCACCAAA CCCTACGCGCTGCCGACGGTGGACGGCCAACATCAGGACCTCAGATATGTCACGGCGGAAACG CTGGTGGCGGCACTGCAGGGCCGCTTCAGTCACGCGGTGGAGCGAGTCATCATCGTGGACTGCCGCTACCCGTACGAGTTCGACGGCGGGCACATCAAG GGCGCCCTGAATCTCTACCTGGAGGACGAGGTTCAGGACTTCCTCCTGCGGACGCCGGTGGCGGCGTCGTGCCCGGACAAGCGCGTCATCGTGGTGTTCCACTGCGAGTTCTCGTCGGAACGCGGCCCTCGCATGTGCCGCTACGTGCGCAAGCGCGACCGCACCGTGAACGACTACCCCAAACTCCACTACCCCGAGCTGTACGTGCTCAAGGGCGGATACAAGGAGTTCTTCCCCCTCTTCCAG ATGCAGTGCGAGCCCGAGTCGTACCGGCCCATGATGGACGAGGACTTCCGCGAGGACCTGAGGACGTGTCGCCTGAAGAGTCGCTCGTGGGCCGGCGAGCGCAGCAAGCGCGACATGTACAGCCGCCTCAAGAAGCTGTGA
- the cdc25b gene encoding M-phase inducer phosphatase 2 isoform X2 has product MDERSGSKSPGARSRPNDIPGLSSLPLPDVSPKTAPCRTAILSPITNLALDMNKLVGLGSQCETPKRSKHAPPLEKVPSFASDVSSDAGLGMDSPSPIDTLEMEDAKMPIRRNNSLPLQLLCFSPSLKGSEPVANRYGIFGQQPDRVDDDASSTSSPSSQWENKENLSKEGFEFKKPTKPASRTRVRSFNGGPPKDAFAHRPNSAPALMLSSPPTAQQLEFNDNSPLFLRRSSLTSALDDDDDGFLDVLDDNMATAADMPQGMASLLTAPLVADGFRDDSPVISWRPRSLFRSPSMPSPSVSRVCTKRPDCPGDDNTPARVKRRRSLVCSEGDKEEQDMRSPQTARLQLQRSKSFCQMEIDKVLDRNDGTADLIGDFTKPYALPTVDGQHQDLRYVTAETLVAALQGRFSHAVERVIIVDCRYPYEFDGGHIKGALNLYLEDEVQDFLLRTPVAASCPDKRVIVVFHCEFSSERGPRMCRYVRKRDRTVNDYPKLHYPELYVLKGGYKEFFPLFQMQCEPESYRPMMDEDFREDLRTCRLKSRSWAGERSKRDMYSRLKKL; this is encoded by the exons ATGGACGAACGTTCGGGCAGCAAAAGCCCCGGCGCGAGGAGCAGGCCCAACGACATCCCCGGCCTTTCCTCGTTGCCTCTGCCGGACGTGAGCCCCAAGACGGCCCCGTGCAGGACGGCGATTCTCTCGCCCATCACCAATCTTGCCCTGGACATGAACAAGTTGGTAGGACTCGGGAG CCAGTGCGAGACGCCGAAGAGGAGCAAGCACGCGCCCCCTCTGGAGAAGGTGCCCTCCTTCGCCTCGGATGTCTCCTCCGACGCCG GCCTCGGCATGGATTCCCCAAGTCCCATCGATACCCTGGAAATGGAGGACGC GAAGATGCCCATCAGACGGAACAACTCCTTACCG CTTCAGCTCCTTTGCTTCAGTCCGTCCCTGAAGGGATCCGAACCGGTTGCAAATCGCTACGGCATATTCGGCCAGCAGCCCGACCGTGTCGACGACGACGCCTCGTCAACGTCGTCGCCGTCGTCTCAGTGGGAAAACAAGGAGAACCTCTCCAAG GAGGGCTTTGAGTTCAAGAAGCCCACCAAACCCGCGTCCCGCACCAGAGTGCGCTCCTTCAACGGCGGCCCCCCGAAAGACGCGTTCGCCCACCGCCCCAACTCGGCGCCGGCCCTCATG CTGTCATCACCCCCCACCGCGCAGCAGCTGGAGTTTAACGACAACAGCCCGTTGTTCCTCCGACGTTCCTCCCTCACGTCGGCGCtcgacgatgacgacgacggcTTCCTGGACGTGCTGGACGACAACATGGCG ACCGCCGCCGACATGCCGCAGGGGATGGCCAGCTTGCTCACAGCGCCCCTAGTGGCCGACGGCTTCAGAGACGACTCG CCCGTGATCAGCTGGCGGCCGCGCAGCCTGTTCCGCTCCCCGTCTATGCCCAGTCCCTCCGTGTCCCGCGTCTGCACCAAGCGTCCAGACTGCCCCGGAGACGACAACACGCCCGCGCGGGTCAAGCGGCGCCGTAGCTTGGTGTGCTCCGAAGGCGACAAAGAGGAACAGGACATGCGCTCCCCCCAGACG GCTCGCTTGCAGCTGCAGAGGTCCAAGTCCTTCTGCCAGATGGAGATCGACAAAGTTCTGGACAGGAACGACGGCACCGCAGACCTTATTGGAGACTTCACCAAA CCCTACGCGCTGCCGACGGTGGACGGCCAACATCAGGACCTCAGATATGTCACGGCGGAAACG CTGGTGGCGGCACTGCAGGGCCGCTTCAGTCACGCGGTGGAGCGAGTCATCATCGTGGACTGCCGCTACCCGTACGAGTTCGACGGCGGGCACATCAAG GGCGCCCTGAATCTCTACCTGGAGGACGAGGTTCAGGACTTCCTCCTGCGGACGCCGGTGGCGGCGTCGTGCCCGGACAAGCGCGTCATCGTGGTGTTCCACTGCGAGTTCTCGTCGGAACGCGGCCCTCGCATGTGCCGCTACGTGCGCAAGCGCGACCGCACCGTGAACGACTACCCCAAACTCCACTACCCCGAGCTGTACGTGCTCAAGGGCGGATACAAGGAGTTCTTCCCCCTCTTCCAG ATGCAGTGCGAGCCCGAGTCGTACCGGCCCATGATGGACGAGGACTTCCGCGAGGACCTGAGGACGTGTCGCCTGAAGAGTCGCTCGTGGGCCGGCGAGCGCAGCAAGCGCGACATGTACAGCCGCCTCAAGAAGCTGTGA
- the noto gene encoding homeobox protein notochord, with amino-acid sequence MQIPSSGPAAAFRSSTRTAAAPAPSRKPPAGKSFTIDALLAEPDDRRAAAAAAAAAAAAALPPLGGGLTYYAPYPCGYFCCPPVAYRASCRGAFYAQAAMPKVHAFKTKGGKSKRMRTSFTSEQLARLEKEFARQHYMVGAERFLLASALRLTEAQVKVWFQNRRIKWRKQSLEQQQAKLAKLGLAAGSPGSQTHEDRRRREEGEEEFSDTDVDVDDDSVEPC; translated from the exons ATGCAGATCCCGAGCAGCGGCCCCGCGGCAGCGTTCCGATCCTCGACGCGTACTGCGGCGGCCCCCGCGCCCTCTCGCAAGCCCCCCGCCGGCAAGTCGTTCACCATCGACGCTCTGCTCGCGGAGCCGGACGACCgccgcgccgccgccgccgccgccgccgccgccgccgccgccgcgctcCCTCCGCTCGGCGGCGGCCTGACGTACTACGCGCCGTACCCGTGCGGCTACTTCTGCTGCCCGCCCGTCGCCTACCGGGCGTCCTGCCGCGGCGCCTTTTACGCGCAAG CGGCGATGCCCAAGGTCCACGCGTTCAAAACCAAGGGCGGCAAGTCCAAGCGCATGCGCACCAGCTTCACCAGCGAGCAGCTGGCGCGCCTGGAGAAGGAGTTCGCCCGCCAGCACTACATGGTCGGCGCGGAGAGGTTCCTGCTCGCCTCCGCCCTGCGCCTCACCGAAGCGCAG GTGAAAGTTTGGTTCCAGAACCGGCGCATCAAGTGGCGCAAGCAGAGTCTGGAGCAGCAGCAGGCCAAGCTGGCCAAGCTGGGCCTGGCCGCCGGCAGCCCCGGATCGCAGACCCACGAAGACCGCCGCCGCCGAGAGGAGGGAGAAGAAGAATTCTCAGACACGGACGTGGACGTGGACGACGACTCGGTCGAGCCCTGCTGA
- the ap5s1 gene encoding AP-5 complex subunit sigma-1 — MDVIHERHLLAVTTQSGRIRHSRGTWSNPEASRLSSRSFFLVLLFWAVAVVVIVTMVLAFVIHTVCPISALASGESRVLYSRVFGADEAVFRGDRRLRRQLNGEERRLLSAEKLAVVARQVQSAVSLRREASGRPPAQTPPGEEALALQEADGGVLRLRDGDPYWREVSALWLAVNSLAFVMVCEPHENPPLAEGTLRNLAGHCLEHLHMLGQGSEVLLKSSRVDVLLSRLLPHGQLLFLNHRFAQSLEKDVAAYMNK; from the exons ATGGACGTGATCCATGAGCGCCATCTGTTGGCTGTCACGACACAGAGCGGCAGAATACGTCACAGCCGGGGCACGTGGTCAAACCCGGAAGCGAGTCGACTGTCGAGTcgcagtttttttcttgttcttttgttttgggCCGTCgccgtcgtcgtcatcgtcacgATGGTGCTGGCGTTCGTCATCCACACTGTGTGCCCGATCAGCGCTCTCGCCTCCGGGGAGAGCAGGGTGCTCTACTCCCGCGTCTTCGGAGCGGACGAGGCGGTCTTCCGGGGCGACCGGCGGCTGCGGCGGCAGCTCAACGGCGAGGAGAGGCGACTGTTGTCGGCCGAGAAGCTCGCAGTGGTGGCCCG GCAGGTCCAGAGCGCCGTCTCCCTGCGCCGGGAAGCCTCGGGGCGGCCCCCGGCGCAGACGCCGCCGGGCGAGGAAGCCCTGGCCCTGCAGGAGGCCGACGGCGGGGTGCTGAGACTGCGCGACGGGGACCCCTACTGGCGGGAGGTCAGCGCGCTCTGGCTGGCCGTCAACTCGTTGGCCTTCGTCATGGTGTGCGAGCCCCACGAGAACCCGCCGCTGGCCGAGGGAACGCTCCGGAACCTGGCCGGGCACTGTCTGGAGCACCTGCACATGCTGGGGCAGGGCAGCGAG GTGTTGCTGAAGAGCAGCCGCGTGGACGTTTTGCTGAGTCGTCTTCTTCCTCACGGCCAGCTCCTCTTCCTCAACCACCGCTTCGCTCAGAGTCtggagaaggacgtggccgccTACATGAACAAGTGA
- the cdc25b gene encoding M-phase inducer phosphatase 2 isoform X3, with amino-acid sequence MDERSGSKSPGARSRPNDIPGLSSLPLPDVSPKTAPCRTAILSPITNLALDMNKLVGLGSQCETPKRSKHAPPLEKVPSFASDVSSDAGLGMDSPSPIDTLEMEDAFEKAIRRSSRVNEKMPIRRNNSLPLQLLCFSPSLKGSEPVANRYGIFGQQPDRVDDDASSTSSPSSQWENKENLSKEGFEFKKPTKPASRTRVRSFNGGPPKDAFAHRPNSAPALMLSSPPTAQQLEFNDNSPLFLRRSSLTSALDDDDDGFLDVLDDNMATAADMPQGMASLLTAPLVADGFRDDSPVISWRPRSLFRSPSMPSPSVSRVCTKRPDCPGDDNTPARVKRRRSLVCSEGDKEEQDMRSPQTARLQLQRSKSFCQMEIDKVLDRNDGTADLIGDFTKPYALPTVDGQHQDLRYVTAETGALNLYLEDEVQDFLLRTPVAASCPDKRVIVVFHCEFSSERGPRMCRYVRKRDRTVNDYPKLHYPELYVLKGGYKEFFPLFQMQCEPESYRPMMDEDFREDLRTCRLKSRSWAGERSKRDMYSRLKKL; translated from the exons ATGGACGAACGTTCGGGCAGCAAAAGCCCCGGCGCGAGGAGCAGGCCCAACGACATCCCCGGCCTTTCCTCGTTGCCTCTGCCGGACGTGAGCCCCAAGACGGCCCCGTGCAGGACGGCGATTCTCTCGCCCATCACCAATCTTGCCCTGGACATGAACAAGTTGGTAGGACTCGGGAG CCAGTGCGAGACGCCGAAGAGGAGCAAGCACGCGCCCCCTCTGGAGAAGGTGCCCTCCTTCGCCTCGGATGTCTCCTCCGACGCCG GCCTCGGCATGGATTCCCCAAGTCCCATCGATACCCTGGAAATGGAGGACGC GTTCGAGAAGGCCATCCGGCGGTCCAGCAGAGTCAACGA GAAGATGCCCATCAGACGGAACAACTCCTTACCG CTTCAGCTCCTTTGCTTCAGTCCGTCCCTGAAGGGATCCGAACCGGTTGCAAATCGCTACGGCATATTCGGCCAGCAGCCCGACCGTGTCGACGACGACGCCTCGTCAACGTCGTCGCCGTCGTCTCAGTGGGAAAACAAGGAGAACCTCTCCAAG GAGGGCTTTGAGTTCAAGAAGCCCACCAAACCCGCGTCCCGCACCAGAGTGCGCTCCTTCAACGGCGGCCCCCCGAAAGACGCGTTCGCCCACCGCCCCAACTCGGCGCCGGCCCTCATG CTGTCATCACCCCCCACCGCGCAGCAGCTGGAGTTTAACGACAACAGCCCGTTGTTCCTCCGACGTTCCTCCCTCACGTCGGCGCtcgacgatgacgacgacggcTTCCTGGACGTGCTGGACGACAACATGGCG ACCGCCGCCGACATGCCGCAGGGGATGGCCAGCTTGCTCACAGCGCCCCTAGTGGCCGACGGCTTCAGAGACGACTCG CCCGTGATCAGCTGGCGGCCGCGCAGCCTGTTCCGCTCCCCGTCTATGCCCAGTCCCTCCGTGTCCCGCGTCTGCACCAAGCGTCCAGACTGCCCCGGAGACGACAACACGCCCGCGCGGGTCAAGCGGCGCCGTAGCTTGGTGTGCTCCGAAGGCGACAAAGAGGAACAGGACATGCGCTCCCCCCAGACG GCTCGCTTGCAGCTGCAGAGGTCCAAGTCCTTCTGCCAGATGGAGATCGACAAAGTTCTGGACAGGAACGACGGCACCGCAGACCTTATTGGAGACTTCACCAAA CCCTACGCGCTGCCGACGGTGGACGGCCAACATCAGGACCTCAGATATGTCACGGCGGAAACG GGCGCCCTGAATCTCTACCTGGAGGACGAGGTTCAGGACTTCCTCCTGCGGACGCCGGTGGCGGCGTCGTGCCCGGACAAGCGCGTCATCGTGGTGTTCCACTGCGAGTTCTCGTCGGAACGCGGCCCTCGCATGTGCCGCTACGTGCGCAAGCGCGACCGCACCGTGAACGACTACCCCAAACTCCACTACCCCGAGCTGTACGTGCTCAAGGGCGGATACAAGGAGTTCTTCCCCCTCTTCCAG ATGCAGTGCGAGCCCGAGTCGTACCGGCCCATGATGGACGAGGACTTCCGCGAGGACCTGAGGACGTGTCGCCTGAAGAGTCGCTCGTGGGCCGGCGAGCGCAGCAAGCGCGACATGTACAGCCGCCTCAAGAAGCTGTGA